The Persephonella sp. IF05-L8 genome contains a region encoding:
- a CDS encoding NAD-binding protein, giving the protein MKICIVGAGVVGSYIARKLSQEGYDIAIIDKNKEKIEDIQRTLDVASYNCDAFSEGCIEHLRDYELFVVVTNNDAVNLSIALMLKAVFKKDKILVRIDEEILSKSEIENFLGIEIVNAFNEIIKNIETVIKYPFMEFFNEFEQGRFLVFSYKVSNKDGFVNRSISEFNSIREEIPFTIALIERDGRVYIPSGKKVLLKDDIIYILLEKKHLDNFIEKFKIQNEPAKNIHFLGLSRRGFAILKKLSEQGSFQIKVYEPDINLCEKAAEEFPDITVIHTKLIDEETLKSESIGEADLVISASYREENILACMLAKRLGAKKVLALLEHPEYEEMARLLGIDIPLIARKIVARRVYRKIRHKGLVDTFELIKNIDISEIPVDRKKAGKKVSEISSGNFVILGIKRDNQMYIAKGNTLLEEGDILIVLEKEEDEEF; this is encoded by the coding sequence ATGAAAATATGTATTGTTGGTGCTGGAGTAGTTGGAAGCTATATTGCACGGAAATTATCCCAGGAAGGCTATGATATTGCAATAATAGATAAAAACAAAGAAAAAATAGAGGATATTCAGAGAACGCTTGATGTAGCTTCCTATAACTGTGATGCCTTTAGCGAAGGCTGTATAGAACATCTTCGGGATTATGAACTGTTTGTAGTTGTTACAAACAACGATGCTGTTAATCTTTCTATAGCCCTTATGTTAAAAGCTGTTTTCAAAAAAGATAAAATCTTAGTCCGTATAGATGAGGAAATACTTTCCAAATCAGAAATAGAAAATTTCCTTGGTATAGAAATTGTTAATGCTTTTAATGAAATCATAAAAAATATTGAAACTGTAATTAAATATCCCTTTATGGAATTTTTTAATGAATTTGAACAAGGCAGGTTTTTAGTTTTTAGTTATAAAGTTTCCAATAAAGATGGATTTGTTAATAGGAGTATCTCTGAGTTTAACTCTATACGTGAAGAAATTCCATTTACTATTGCCCTTATAGAAAGAGATGGTAGAGTTTATATACCATCAGGTAAAAAGGTTCTGTTAAAAGATGATATTATCTATATCCTACTTGAGAAGAAACATTTAGATAACTTTATAGAAAAATTTAAAATCCAGAATGAACCTGCTAAAAATATACATTTCCTTGGATTATCCAGAAGAGGATTTGCAATTTTAAAAAAACTATCTGAGCAGGGTAGTTTTCAGATAAAGGTTTATGAGCCTGATATAAACCTATGTGAGAAAGCTGCAGAAGAATTCCCTGATATTACGGTAATACACACAAAACTTATAGATGAAGAAACATTGAAGTCTGAAAGTATAGGAGAAGCTGACCTTGTTATAAGTGCAAGTTATCGGGAAGAGAATATCCTTGCATGTATGCTTGCCAAAAGATTAGGTGCAAAAAAAGTTCTTGCTCTTCTTGAGCATCCTGAATATGAAGAAATGGCACGACTTCTTGGAATAGATATACCATTAATTGCCAGAAAAATAGTTGCCCGAAGAGTTTATAGAAAAATAAGACATAAAGGTCTTGTTGATACCTTTGAACTTATAAAAAATATAGATATTTCAGAAATTCCTGTAGATAGGAAAAAGGCAGGGAAAAAAGTTTCAGAAATTTCTTCAGGTAATTTTGTGATACTTGGGATAAAAAGAGATAATCAGATGTATATAGCAAAAGGAAATACCTTACTGGAAGAAGGAGATATCCTTATAGTTTTAGAAAAGGAAGAGGATGAAGAATTTTAG
- a CDS encoding c-type cytochrome encodes MKKLLSALLIAGVAVYGCQSKKEEGSEQSNSGSVMETVKSGVNNVTEKAGEAASAAKEAAQNTVEAAKSGMEQTAQATKEAAQNAVDTAKEAASAATEKAEEAAQAVADKASETAQKAGEVAQSAVDKTTEAASSAAEKAKETANEVAEKANEKVEAAKQAVTTAQVDGQKLFNEKGCAGCHQASVESVGPSLKKIAEAYKGKEEELVKFLKGEAKPIVDPAKFGVMQGQISITKALSDEERKALADFILSH; translated from the coding sequence ATGAAAAAACTTTTAAGTGCTCTTCTTATTGCGGGGGTGGCTGTTTATGGTTGTCAGAGTAAAAAAGAGGAAGGCTCAGAACAATCCAACTCAGGGTCTGTAATGGAAACAGTTAAAAGTGGTGTCAACAACGTAACAGAAAAGGCAGGAGAAGCTGCCAGTGCTGCAAAAGAAGCTGCTCAAAACACAGTTGAAGCTGCAAAATCTGGGATGGAGCAGACAGCTCAAGCCACAAAAGAAGCAGCTCAAAATGCTGTAGATACAGCAAAAGAAGCTGCCAGTGCGGCCACAGAAAAAGCGGAGGAAGCTGCTCAGGCAGTAGCAGATAAAGCTTCAGAAACAGCACAAAAAGCTGGTGAAGTAGCACAGTCTGCAGTAGATAAAACAACTGAAGCAGCTTCATCAGCAGCAGAAAAAGCGAAAGAAACAGCAAATGAGGTGGCAGAAAAAGCAAATGAAAAAGTAGAAGCTGCAAAGCAAGCCGTTACAACTGCCCAGGTAGACGGTCAAAAACTGTTCAACGAAAAAGGCTGTGCAGGCTGTCATCAGGCTTCTGTGGAAAGTGTAGGACCATCTCTTAAAAAGATTGCTGAAGCTTATAAAGGAAAAGAGGAAGAACTGGTTAAATTTCTAAAAGGTGAGGCGAAACCAATAGTTGACCCTGCTAAATTTGGAGTAATGCAGGGGCAGATTAGTATAACAAAAGCCCTCTCTGACGAAGAAAGAAAAGCTCTTGCTGATTTCATACTCAGTCATTAA
- a CDS encoding prephenate dehydrogenase/arogenate dehydrogenase family protein has translation MEKDFGGFKNILIIGLGLIGGSIALSLKKEGFQGKIYGFDLSKERVKKAIELGAIDQGWTKLEDIPWEKIDLVIISTPVSTFIDIAQKIKPFLKKDTIVTDVGSVKGELVKQLEKILSPVKFIGAHPIAGTEKEGVENAVIGLFKNKKLILTINQEDEATKRLEKFWSDLGSKVEIMDADTHDFVFAAVSHLPHAVAFALVDALISLSKETGIDLFLYPGAGFKDFTRIAASSPNVWKDIFIENKENVLHTIDEFIKSMENLRNLIDRGDEERLIKLLSESREKRLSLEKN, from the coding sequence TTGGAGAAAGATTTTGGCGGTTTTAAAAATATTTTAATCATTGGGTTGGGGCTTATTGGGGGTTCAATAGCTTTATCTCTCAAAAAAGAAGGTTTTCAGGGAAAAATATATGGGTTTGATTTAAGCAAGGAAAGAGTAAAAAAAGCCATTGAACTTGGGGCAATAGACCAAGGCTGGACAAAACTTGAAGATATCCCATGGGAAAAAATAGACCTTGTGATAATTTCAACCCCTGTAAGCACATTTATTGATATAGCTCAGAAAATAAAACCATTTCTTAAAAAAGATACCATTGTTACAGATGTAGGCAGTGTAAAGGGAGAGTTAGTAAAACAGCTTGAAAAAATACTATCCCCTGTAAAATTCATAGGAGCACATCCTATCGCTGGAACAGAAAAAGAAGGTGTAGAAAATGCAGTAATAGGCTTATTTAAAAACAAAAAATTAATACTAACTATAAATCAAGAAGATGAAGCAACAAAAAGACTTGAAAAATTCTGGTCAGATTTAGGCTCAAAAGTAGAGATTATGGATGCAGATACCCATGATTTTGTATTTGCCGCAGTATCTCATCTACCCCATGCAGTAGCATTTGCACTGGTTGATGCCCTTATTTCTCTATCAAAAGAGACAGGTATAGACCTGTTCTTATATCCAGGGGCAGGTTTTAAGGATTTTACCCGTATTGCAGCAAGTTCTCCTAATGTATGGAAGGATATTTTTATTGAAAATAAGGAAAATGTCCTGCATACTATAGATGAATTTATAAAATCTATGGAAAATTTAAGGAATTTAATAGATAGGGGGGATGAGGAGAGGCTAATAAAACTACTCTCCGAAAGTAGAGAAAAAAGATTATCACTGGAAAAAAATTAA
- a CDS encoding universal stress protein encodes MINRILVGIDGSKSSWVAADYGIYFSKKLKRPVVGIHIVDIRLLETPFIEDLAGALGFSVYADLTPKLKEILDERGKALLNEFAKKCREKGGDCSIAQAFGIVANELVDMADPEDLLIVGKTGIHNKFAPLFLGSTSEAVARKAKCPVMITTDKFQEIKNVILAFDGREKSIHAAQYLDKFAKEIGVENITVISVLEEPSPEKEEHLKELLKNYLNLNYTHTFQYGYPDEKLEEYIVENKDKYQLVVMGAYGESRIKELILGSTTSFIMHKSPIPVLLIK; translated from the coding sequence ATGATTAACAGGATACTGGTTGGAATTGATGGTTCTAAAAGTTCATGGGTTGCTGCCGATTACGGAATTTATTTTTCTAAAAAATTAAAAAGACCTGTTGTGGGAATACATATAGTTGATATAAGATTGCTTGAAACACCATTTATAGAAGATTTAGCTGGAGCATTAGGTTTCAGTGTTTATGCAGATTTAACACCTAAATTAAAAGAAATACTTGATGAAAGAGGAAAAGCTCTACTGAATGAATTTGCAAAAAAATGTAGAGAAAAAGGTGGAGACTGTTCTATTGCACAGGCTTTTGGTATAGTAGCAAATGAGCTTGTGGATATGGCAGACCCAGAAGACCTGTTAATCGTAGGTAAAACAGGAATACACAACAAATTTGCACCTTTATTCCTTGGTTCAACCTCTGAAGCAGTAGCAAGAAAAGCAAAATGCCCGGTTATGATAACAACAGATAAATTTCAGGAGATAAAAAATGTTATTCTGGCTTTTGATGGCAGAGAGAAATCAATCCATGCAGCCCAGTATTTAGATAAATTTGCAAAAGAGATTGGAGTGGAAAATATCACTGTAATTTCAGTTTTAGAAGAACCATCCCCTGAGAAAGAAGAGCATTTAAAGGAATTACTTAAAAACTATCTAAATCTGAACTACACCCACACATTCCAATATGGATATCCAGATGAAAAATTAGAAGAATACATAGTAGAGAATAAAGATAAATACCAGCTTGTTGTAATGGGTGCTTACGGAGAGAGTAGAATAAAAGAGCTTATCCTTGGAAGCACAACATCATTTATAATGCATAAATCTCCGATACCTGTTCTTTTAATCAAATAA
- a CDS encoding cation diffusion facilitator family transporter: MTHSNNQLTKEKWALGSLILNTSLTILKFIFAIFTGSLALMAEAIHSFSDLIASLISLISVKIAAKKSSEFPYGLYKIENIASVAISFFLFFAAYEIIKEAFFSQEERTLQHTEWAIFVMVIAMIATLIYSRLEMKAAKELNSPVLKADAEHIWADFLSSVIVVVGLIGTHFGYNLDKYAAAIVALFIFHSGWDIFKSGLKELLDVSLDKEELEKIKKIIYENPAVVDIKHIRGRAAGSFKFLDIELLLHNYSLRETHRIVDEIEKRIKAEVPNVDSVFIHYEPVRQKGLRVAFLTDNNRQITDFKKANQIVIADISEDGKVQINSSLKVEPDEKEIGEILSKINIDIVVASYHPEEFSVRWNLTKAGVMVWETDKKDFDEALTEIINSYMEFNRKKENKND, translated from the coding sequence ATGACACACTCAAATAATCAATTAACCAAGGAAAAGTGGGCTTTAGGCTCTCTTATACTGAATACCAGTTTAACAATACTTAAGTTTATTTTTGCTATTTTTACAGGCTCTTTGGCCTTAATGGCAGAGGCTATACACTCATTTTCTGACCTTATAGCTTCTCTTATATCACTGATAAGTGTAAAAATTGCTGCTAAAAAATCCTCTGAATTCCCTTATGGACTTTACAAAATTGAAAACATAGCTTCTGTTGCAATATCTTTTTTCTTATTTTTTGCTGCCTATGAGATTATAAAAGAAGCCTTTTTCTCCCAAGAAGAGAGAACTCTCCAGCATACAGAATGGGCTATATTTGTTATGGTGATAGCTATGATTGCTACTTTGATTTACTCAAGACTTGAGATGAAGGCTGCAAAGGAACTGAATTCCCCTGTTTTAAAGGCAGATGCAGAGCATATATGGGCAGACTTTTTATCATCTGTTATAGTGGTGGTAGGTTTAATAGGAACACATTTTGGCTATAATCTGGATAAATATGCAGCTGCTATCGTTGCCCTTTTCATATTCCACAGTGGTTGGGATATATTCAAATCTGGATTAAAAGAACTTCTTGATGTTTCCCTTGACAAAGAAGAACTGGAAAAAATAAAGAAAATAATATATGAAAATCCTGCTGTAGTTGATATAAAACATATCAGAGGTAGAGCTGCCGGCAGTTTTAAATTTCTGGATATAGAACTTTTACTTCATAATTACTCTCTCAGAGAAACCCACAGAATAGTTGATGAGATAGAAAAAAGGATAAAGGCTGAAGTCCCTAATGTTGACTCAGTATTTATACATTATGAGCCTGTAAGACAAAAGGGGTTAAGAGTTGCATTTTTAACTGACAATAATAGGCAGATAACAGATTTTAAAAAAGCTAACCAGATTGTAATTGCAGATATATCAGAGGATGGAAAAGTTCAGATAAACTCATCTCTAAAAGTTGAACCTGATGAGAAAGAGATAGGAGAAATTTTATCAAAAATAAATATAGACATTGTAGTGGCTTCATACCACCCTGAAGAGTTTAGCGTCAGATGGAACCTTACAAAAGCAGGTGTTATGGTATGGGAAACAGATAAAAAAGATTTTGACGAGGCACTAACAGAGATAATAAATTCATATATGGAATTTAATAGAAAAAAGGAGAATAAAAATGATTAA
- the carA gene encoding glutamine-hydrolyzing carbamoyl-phosphate synthase small subunit codes for MEKAILALEDGHFFYGIAFSGLDQKETGGEVIFNTSMTGYQEILTDPSYKGQIVVMTPSEIGNYGTNPEDIESEKVHVNGFVIKDLSQIYSNWRADKSLKEYLDENGVIGIYGIDTRALVRIIRKYGVMKGYIGIGDISPVEAVKKARSIPDISELDLVSKVSHKEVYKWTEGSWVWPEGYTKKTEFKYRVAVIDYGVKRNILRLMVDRGLELTVFPHTVEAEEIIKFSPDGIFLSNGPGDPAILHYQIEQIKKLIKTDIPMFGICLGHQLLSWAIGGRTYKLEFGHHGGNHPVKNLKTGKVEITAQNHNYATDPSSLPQNVEITHINLNDDTIEGIRLTDRPVFSIQHHPEASPGPHDAHYIFDEFVKLIEETKR; via the coding sequence ATGGAAAAAGCTATCCTTGCCTTAGAAGATGGTCATTTCTTTTATGGAATTGCCTTTTCCGGTTTAGACCAGAAAGAAACAGGCGGTGAAGTTATATTCAATACATCAATGACAGGGTATCAGGAAATCCTGACAGACCCTTCTTATAAAGGCCAGATTGTTGTTATGACCCCTTCCGAGATAGGCAACTATGGAACAAATCCTGAAGATATAGAATCAGAAAAAGTTCATGTTAATGGCTTTGTTATAAAGGATTTATCCCAGATTTATTCAAACTGGCGTGCAGATAAATCCCTGAAAGAGTATCTTGATGAAAATGGTGTTATAGGTATTTACGGGATAGATACAAGAGCACTGGTCAGAATTATAAGAAAATATGGGGTTATGAAAGGATATATAGGGATTGGAGATATATCTCCTGTGGAGGCAGTAAAAAAAGCCCGCTCAATTCCTGATATTTCTGAGTTAGACCTTGTTTCAAAGGTAAGCCATAAGGAAGTTTACAAATGGACTGAAGGAAGCTGGGTCTGGCCTGAAGGATACACAAAGAAAACAGAGTTTAAATACAGGGTTGCTGTTATAGATTATGGAGTAAAGAGAAATATACTCAGACTAATGGTTGATAGAGGTCTTGAATTAACTGTATTCCCCCATACAGTAGAAGCAGAAGAGATAATCAAATTTTCTCCAGATGGTATTTTTCTGTCTAACGGCCCCGGAGACCCAGCAATACTTCATTACCAGATTGAACAGATTAAAAAGCTCATCAAGACAGATATTCCTATGTTTGGTATATGTCTCGGGCATCAGCTACTTTCCTGGGCTATAGGTGGAAGAACTTACAAACTGGAATTTGGACATCATGGAGGAAACCATCCTGTAAAAAATCTAAAAACAGGAAAGGTTGAGATTACTGCACAAAACCATAACTATGCAACAGACCCATCTTCTTTGCCGCAAAATGTTGAGATTACCCATATAAACCTGAATGATGATACTATTGAAGGGATAAGACTTACAGATAGACCTGTATTTTCCATACAGCACCATCCAGAAGCATCACCGGGACCCCATGATGCCCATTATATATTTGATGAATTTGTAAAGCTTATAGAGGAAACAAAAAGATAA
- a CDS encoding 4-(cytidine 5'-diphospho)-2-C-methyl-D-erythritol kinase, protein MEILKSPAKINIGLWVTNKRPDGYHEIYTIFHTLELHDRIFIKPSHIPKVQTSTNIPQEENIVFQTLKKFEEWTGIHPEFDIFIEKNIPVGAGLGGGSSNAATVLKYINKYYGHPLSEEELFQLAASIGADVPFFLKGGMAIGEGIGDKLQFMEKTFSEQIFIIYPGISISTGEIYQKITPEMLTKKEDIHIIDSLTGDFERLLDRVENTLGKIVERDFPQVKEVMNTLRYLGYKPAISGSGSSVYAAGEPTEELNKICQVKGWKLIKTYLK, encoded by the coding sequence ATGGAAATACTGAAATCACCGGCAAAAATAAATATAGGTTTATGGGTAACAAATAAACGTCCTGACGGATACCACGAGATATATACTATATTTCATACCCTTGAACTCCATGACAGAATATTTATAAAGCCCTCCCACATCCCGAAAGTTCAGACATCAACCAATATTCCTCAGGAAGAAAATATTGTTTTTCAAACATTAAAAAAATTTGAGGAATGGACAGGTATTCATCCTGAATTTGATATTTTTATAGAAAAAAATATTCCGGTAGGAGCTGGTCTTGGTGGGGGCAGTTCTAATGCTGCAACAGTCCTGAAATATATAAATAAGTATTATGGTCATCCTCTCTCTGAAGAGGAACTTTTCCAGCTTGCAGCTTCAATTGGTGCAGATGTGCCCTTTTTCCTGAAAGGTGGAATGGCAATTGGTGAAGGAATAGGAGACAAACTGCAATTTATGGAAAAAACCTTCTCAGAGCAGATATTTATCATTTATCCCGGGATTAGTATATCCACCGGAGAAATTTATCAAAAAATTACACCTGAGATGTTGACAAAAAAGGAAGATATTCATATAATAGATAGCCTGACTGGAGATTTTGAAAGGCTCCTTGACAGAGTTGAGAATACGCTGGGTAAGATTGTGGAAAGGGATTTTCCACAGGTAAAAGAGGTAATGAATACCCTGAGATATCTGGGATACAAGCCAGCTATCTCAGGAAGCGGTAGCAGTGTTTATGCTGCAGGGGAGCCTACTGAAGAACTGAATAAAATCTGCCAGGTCAAAGGCTGGAAGTTGATAAAAACTTATCTTAAATAG
- a CDS encoding ribose-phosphate pyrophosphokinase, with the protein MSKHLKLITGNANVEFAHKVAEYLHTPLVDTLVTRFSDGEIRVQIKENVRGADVFVIQPLTSPVNDHIMELLLILDALKRSSTHRITAVIPYFAYARQDRKDKPRVPISAKLLADIIQKAGANRVLTVDLHSAQIQGFFDCPVDNLYALPVILDYLQKKKIPNMVVVSPDAGGVERARMLANRLGASLAIIYKKRPAPNVVETLDVIGDIEGKNAIIIDDIIDTAGTIVAAANMLKEKGANSVIAACTHPVFSGPAIDRLSNSEIEEVIVTDSIPTKGKEFDKLTVLSIAELVGEAIKRINIESSVSSLFV; encoded by the coding sequence TTGAGTAAACATCTTAAGCTTATAACTGGTAATGCTAACGTTGAGTTTGCTCACAAAGTAGCAGAGTACCTTCATACACCTCTGGTTGATACACTTGTAACAAGATTTTCGGATGGTGAAATCAGGGTTCAGATAAAAGAGAATGTTAGAGGTGCAGATGTATTTGTAATTCAACCTTTAACATCTCCGGTTAATGACCATATAATGGAACTTCTCCTTATTCTTGATGCACTCAAAAGGTCTTCAACCCATAGAATAACAGCTGTAATCCCATATTTTGCTTATGCAAGACAGGACAGAAAAGATAAACCCAGAGTTCCAATATCAGCAAAACTTCTTGCAGATATTATTCAGAAAGCAGGTGCAAACAGAGTATTAACTGTTGACCTTCACTCTGCACAGATACAGGGGTTTTTCGACTGTCCTGTGGATAATCTTTATGCACTTCCGGTTATTCTGGACTATCTCCAGAAGAAAAAGATACCAAATATGGTTGTTGTATCTCCCGATGCCGGTGGTGTTGAAAGGGCAAGAATGCTTGCAAATAGACTTGGGGCAAGCCTTGCAATAATCTACAAAAAAAGACCTGCTCCAAATGTAGTTGAAACCCTTGATGTCATCGGTGATATAGAAGGGAAAAATGCCATTATCATAGATGACATTATTGATACAGCAGGAACAATTGTTGCTGCTGCAAATATGCTCAAAGAAAAAGGAGCTAATTCAGTAATTGCAGCCTGCACACATCCTGTATTCTCAGGCCCAGCTATAGATAGACTTTCAAACTCTGAGATAGAAGAGGTAATAGTAACTGATAGTATCCCAACAAAAGGAAAAGAGTTTGATAAACTGACAGTTTTATCTATTGCAGAACTTGTTGGTGAAGCAATTAAAAGAATTAATATAGAAAGTTCAGTAAGTTCATTGTTTGTATAA
- a CDS encoding 50S ribosomal protein L25/general stress protein Ctc — protein sequence MIERIEWKAIPRTVGKKSEVKEYRRKGYIPVEVYGKGHENAHAYIYWKDLADRPSGMFLIDLKIEGEEEPRVCILKDIQYNYLGDTPIHVDLYEVTFGVELDVEVPVELVGKPKGLEVGGILEKPIHTILIRTVPRKIPEKITVDVSNLDVGDVLHVRDIEPPEGVKILTPGDEVVAVVLEPEVEEVTEEEAAEETAEA from the coding sequence ATGATAGAAAGAATTGAATGGAAAGCCATTCCAAGAACAGTAGGAAAGAAAAGCGAAGTTAAGGAATATAGAAGAAAAGGATATATTCCTGTGGAAGTTTATGGAAAAGGTCATGAAAACGCCCACGCATATATATACTGGAAAGACTTGGCAGACAGACCTTCAGGAATGTTCTTGATTGACCTGAAAATAGAAGGAGAAGAAGAACCAAGGGTATGTATTCTCAAAGATATTCAGTATAACTATCTTGGAGATACTCCTATCCATGTTGACCTTTATGAAGTAACATTTGGAGTTGAGCTTGATGTTGAAGTTCCAGTTGAACTGGTTGGAAAACCAAAAGGTCTTGAAGTGGGTGGTATTCTGGAAAAACCAATTCATACAATCCTAATCAGAACAGTTCCAAGAAAAATACCTGAAAAAATCACTGTTGATGTATCAAACCTTGATGTTGGAGATGTTCTCCACGTTAGAGATATAGAGCCACCAGAAGGAGTTAAAATCCTTACACCTGGCGATGAAGTTGTAGCTGTTGTTCTTGAACCAGAAGTTGAAGAGGTAACAGAAGAAGAGGCAGCTGAAGAAACAGCAGAAGCATAA
- the pth gene encoding aminoacyl-tRNA hydrolase has product MIKAIIGLGNPGNQYKNTRHNIGFMVADAVASSLKCNKKYKEKCFSHIYECPDHDVIIVKPQTYMNNSGIAVKNLLEEYNLTPEEILVVYDDLDLPLGAIRLRKKGSSGGHRGMKSIIENIKTEDFPRLKIGIGRPERKEQVVDYVLSPFPKDQQILLEKVIQSASQCILNVLKYGIDKSMNFCNQKIV; this is encoded by the coding sequence ATGATAAAAGCTATTATCGGTCTTGGAAATCCAGGAAATCAATATAAAAACACCCGCCACAACATCGGTTTTATGGTAGCCGATGCTGTGGCTTCTTCACTGAAATGCAATAAAAAATACAAAGAAAAATGCTTCTCCCATATTTATGAATGTCCTGACCATGATGTTATTATCGTAAAACCCCAGACCTACATGAATAACAGCGGGATAGCTGTAAAAAATCTTCTGGAAGAATACAATCTTACTCCTGAAGAAATTCTTGTTGTTTATGATGACCTTGATTTGCCCCTTGGAGCTATTCGCCTTAGAAAAAAAGGCTCCAGTGGTGGTCATAGAGGAATGAAATCCATAATAGAAAATATAAAAACTGAAGATTTTCCCCGACTAAAAATCGGAATAGGCAGACCAGAAAGAAAAGAGCAGGTTGTTGATTATGTATTATCCCCTTTTCCAAAAGACCAGCAAATCTTACTGGAAAAAGTAATCCAGTCTGCCAGCCAGTGTATATTAAATGTGCTAAAATATGGTATTGATAAATCTATGAATTTTTGTAATCAAAAAATAGTATAA
- the rpsF gene encoding 30S ribosomal protein S6, protein MRHYELVFVLKPTMTEEEMASKVEQIQNLITSNGGEIYNFEKWGRRELAYPIQKFNTGYYYILNFKTENSELPQKLEYNLRLDEDIIRFLNFKIKPPKKEETPEVAEATEE, encoded by the coding sequence GTGCGTCATTATGAGTTAGTATTTGTATTGAAGCCAACAATGACAGAAGAAGAAATGGCTTCAAAGGTAGAACAAATTCAAAATCTCATCACCTCAAATGGTGGAGAGATTTACAATTTTGAGAAATGGGGAAGAAGAGAGCTTGCCTACCCAATCCAGAAGTTCAATACAGGATATTATTACATCCTGAACTTCAAAACAGAAAATTCCGAACTTCCCCAGAAGCTTGAGTATAACCTCAGATTAGATGAGGATATTATCAGATTTTTAAATTTCAAAATTAAGCCACCTAAAAAAGAAGAAACTCCAGAAGTAGCTGAGGCTACAGAGGAATAA
- the ssb gene encoding single-stranded DNA-binding protein translates to MLNKVFLIGRLTRDPEIRFLPSGSQVTSFSIAVNRAYRVNNEWKEETYFFDIETFGQLAERLGKQLNKGTQILVEGQLRQDRWETAAGDKRTKVKIVADRVSILSGKPAERPEKIEEEPELDISTETEDFSSDEDVPF, encoded by the coding sequence ATGCTTAACAAGGTATTTTTAATTGGCAGACTTACAAGAGACCCTGAGATTAGGTTTTTACCAAGCGGTTCTCAGGTTACAAGTTTTTCCATAGCTGTTAACAGAGCTTACAGAGTAAATAATGAATGGAAAGAAGAAACATACTTTTTTGATATTGAAACATTTGGGCAGCTTGCAGAAAGACTTGGGAAGCAGCTTAACAAAGGAACACAGATACTTGTTGAAGGCCAGCTCAGACAGGATAGATGGGAAACTGCAGCCGGGGATAAGAGAACAAAGGTAAAGATTGTAGCCGACAGGGTAAGCATTCTTTCAGGTAAACCTGCAGAAAGACCTGAAAAAATAGAGGAAGAACCAGAACTTGATATTTCTACTGAAACTGAGGATTTTTCCTCAGATGAAGATGTTCCATTTTAA
- the rpsR gene encoding 30S ribosomal protein S18 — protein MSNKNQNPAAQNKPFFQKRKKYCKFCAEGKEPNYKDVEYLRQFISERGKIIPRRISGTCGKHQRKLTVEIKKARQLALLPYVIM, from the coding sequence TTGAGTAATAAAAACCAAAACCCAGCAGCACAAAACAAACCATTTTTCCAGAAAAGAAAGAAATACTGCAAATTCTGTGCTGAAGGAAAAGAGCCTAACTATAAAGATGTTGAATATCTCAGACAATTTATATCTGAAAGAGGAAAAATAATACCAAGAAGAATTTCCGGAACATGCGGAAAACACCAGAGAAAACTCACAGTTGAGATTAAGAAAGCAAGACAGCTTGCTTTATTACCATACGTAATAATGTA